A stretch of Ischnura elegans chromosome 4, ioIscEleg1.1, whole genome shotgun sequence DNA encodes these proteins:
- the LOC124158083 gene encoding myb/SANT-like DNA-binding domain-containing protein 4: protein MESVGKKRMTKVSEKQQELMLELYTRHKTILTGKLGPNVTSKSKQKCWETIAQQLNAAGQGPAKDVEKWKKTWADWRSSVKAKVLRLQKYHKETGGGGMSKENLSPLEERLLETVGKVCTYGDPGCKESLVEEEISVDNEEVLSAIGQVLMDFGCSSSFEDNTNAVREPSSPLEEIVPPPSPFLSRQISPHSSPINRNFVKEKRKLKGKNISPYERTKERLSQIEEEKLKFKKEIEGKMLNVLNQILKSLNDLQQTESRKAAAAEKQADAFEKISECLQNYLIKK, encoded by the exons atggagagTGTAGGTAAGAAAAGAATGACCAAAGTCTCCGAGAAGCAGCAGGAGCTAATGCTTGAACTTTATACGAGGCATAAAACTATTTTAACCGGAAAGCTTGGCCCTAATGTAACAAGCAAATCTAAACAGAAATGCTGGGAAACTATCGCACAGCAATTAAATGCAGCAGGCCAGGGTCCAGCGAAGGACGTGGAGAAGTGGAAGAAG ACATGGGCAGACTGGAGAAGCTCAGTTAAAGCAAAAGTGTTGCGTCTCCAGAAATATCATAAAGAGACAGGTGGGGGAGGCATgtcaaaggaaaatttaagcCCATTGGAGGAAAGACTTTTAGAAACTGTTGGAAAAGTTTGTACCTACGGAGATCCAGGTTGTAAGGAATCGCTTGTGGAG gaGGAGATTTCAGTTGATAATGAGGAGGTCCTGTCAGCCAtag GGCAAGTGCTCATGGACTTTGGATGTAGTAGTAGCTTTGAAGATAATACCAATGCAG TAAGAGAACCCTCCTCGCCCTTGGAAGAGATAGTGCCTCCACCCTCTCCATTTTTGTCAAGGCAGATATCTCCTCATTCTTCCCCAATTAATAGGAAttttgtgaaagagaagagaaaactcAAAG GCAAGAACATTTCTCCTTATGAAAGAACGAAGGAAAGGCTTTCTCAGATAGaggaagagaaattgaaatttaaaaaagagattgaaggaaaaatgttaaacgttcttaatcaaattttaaaatctttaaatgacCTCCAACAAACTGAAAGTAGAAAAGCAGCTGCAGCTGAGAAGCAAGCTGATGCTTTTGAAAAGATTTCAGAATGcctacaaaattatttaataaaaaagtaa